The following DNA comes from Halobacillus litoralis.
ATGTGGCAGATGCAACCGAAGATATAAAAACATGGTTTCAAAAAATGAATGATCATGGCATTCAAGTGACGATCGCCTCAAATAATAAAGAAGCCCGCGTCAAACTATTTTCTGAGCCATTGGACACCACTTTTATATATAGTGCTAGAAAACCATTATCCAAAGCCTTTAAAAAAGCTCAAAAGAAGATGGAGCTTACCAAGAGTGAAATTGTTGTGATCGGGGATCAACTTCTTACAGATGTATTAGGTGGGAATACTGCTGGATTTTATACAATCTTAGTTGTACCTATTGTAGAAACAGATGGATTCATAACAAGGATCAACAGGAAGATTGAACGGAGAATATTGAATTGGATGAGAAGAAAAGGGAAAATAACATGGCAGAGGAGAGATCAATAATGGCAGATATTCAATGCCAGGGTTGTGGTGCAGTTATTCAAACAACCAATCCAGAAAAAGCGGGCTATGCACCTGCATCGGCCCTGGAACGAGAAGATATCATATGTAAACGTTGTTTCCGGTTGAAACATTATAATGAAGTGCAGGATGTCCCATATCAAGATGATGATTTCTTGGAAATGTTGAATCAAATCAGTGAAACAGATGGACTGATCATCCAGTTGGTGGATATTTTTGATTTTAATGGTAGTTTCATTTCAGGATTGAAAAGATTGACAGGCAATAACCCTGTCGTGCTTGTAGGAAACAAAATGGATGTATTACCGAAATCGGTCAATCCGGGAAAGGTGAAACATTGGTTGAGGCGTTCTGCCAAGGAAAATGGATTGGATGTGGAAGATGTTTTCCTGATCTCGGCTGAAAAGAACCAGGGTATCGAAGAGCTGTCTCAAGCAATCGATCGTTACCGAAAAGGCCGTGATGTCTATGTAGTAGGAACGACCAATGTGGGGAAATCAACTTTCATCAACACATTGATTTCAAATACTTCAGGAGAGAAGGATGCAATCACAACCTCTTACTTCCCTGGGACCACCCTCGGTTTCATCGATATACCCCTGGACGAAAAGAGTTCCTTGTTTGACACTCCAGGTGTGATTCACCGCCACCAAATGGCTCATTACGTGTCAGATAAGGATTTGAAATTGATTACACCAAGAAAAGAAGTGAAACCGAAAGTCTATCAGCTGAATGAAGGTCAAACTCTCTATTTCGGAGGATTGGCACGGCTTGACTTTTCCTCGGGTGAACGCAGTTCTTTTGTTTGTTATCTTTCTAATGAGATGAATATTCATCGTACGAAAATGGAAAAAGCAGAGGAACTTTATAACAATCATGTCGGAGAGTTGTTG
Coding sequences within:
- a CDS encoding YqeG family HAD IIIA-type phosphatase, with amino-acid sequence MLKKFLPNEHVPSVFDIDPNELKEKGIKGVITDLDNTLVAWDVADATEDIKTWFQKMNDHGIQVTIASNNKEARVKLFSEPLDTTFIYSARKPLSKAFKKAQKKMELTKSEIVVIGDQLLTDVLGGNTAGFYTILVVPIVETDGFITRINRKIERRILNWMRRKGKITWQRRDQ
- the yqeH gene encoding ribosome biogenesis GTPase YqeH, encoding MADIQCQGCGAVIQTTNPEKAGYAPASALEREDIICKRCFRLKHYNEVQDVPYQDDDFLEMLNQISETDGLIIQLVDIFDFNGSFISGLKRLTGNNPVVLVGNKMDVLPKSVNPGKVKHWLRRSAKENGLDVEDVFLISAEKNQGIEELSQAIDRYRKGRDVYVVGTTNVGKSTFINTLISNTSGEKDAITTSYFPGTTLGFIDIPLDEKSSLFDTPGVIHRHQMAHYVSDKDLKLITPRKEVKPKVYQLNEGQTLYFGGLARLDFSSGERSSFVCYLSNEMNIHRTKMEKAEELYNNHVGELLSPPDEESLAKLPPLKGHTLKVREDKMDIVFSGLGWVTVPEGDVTVTAYVPEGVKVSLRESLI